The Candidatus Nitrosymbiomonas proteolyticus genome has a segment encoding these proteins:
- a CDS encoding elongation factor 4: MRSRFIRNFCIIAHIDHGKSTLADRLIERCGAIRGAAKEQMLDTMDIERERGITIKMTAVRLEYKAKDGQTYQLNLIDTPGHVDFTYEVSRSLAACEGAVLVVDASQGVEAQTIANASMAMAQNLAVIPIINKIDLPHADVERAKEEIENALAIDASEAIPCSAKTGAGVEEILEAIVRHVPPPTGSPDAPLRALIFDSHFDTYQGVVAYIRVVDGSVRRDDRIKMLSTGSAFDVDQVGVFRPSLEVTQSLETGEVGFLTAAMKTIGDAAVGDTITHSRHPATHPLPGYRTAKPMVFCGMYPSDSDQYQELREAIAKLQLNDASLQFEPETSAALGFGFRCGFLGLLHMDIARERLEREFKLDLILTAPTVDYIVSKTNGEVVHVSNPAEMPPTTSIAKIEEPTVSATVMVPTEYVGTVMNLCQDRRGVFVRTEYPSKNRVAVYYTLPLSEILLDFYDKLKSSTKGYASFDYDLSGYLEADLVKVDILLNGDPVDALSFIVHRQSAFYRGKAMVEQLRKVVPRQQFEVRIQAAIGAKVIAADSVKPFRKNVIAKCYGGDITRKRKLLEKQKEGKKRMKQVGSIELPQEAFLSVLKVAE; the protein is encoded by the coding sequence ATGAGATCCCGCTTCATCCGAAATTTCTGCATCATCGCGCATATCGATCACGGAAAGTCCACGCTCGCGGACCGTTTGATCGAGCGTTGCGGCGCGATTCGGGGCGCGGCTAAAGAGCAGATGCTCGACACGATGGACATCGAACGTGAGCGAGGAATCACGATCAAGATGACCGCCGTCAGGCTCGAATACAAAGCGAAGGACGGGCAGACGTACCAACTCAACCTGATCGACACCCCTGGCCATGTGGATTTCACTTACGAAGTATCGCGTTCGCTCGCTGCTTGCGAGGGGGCTGTGTTGGTGGTCGATGCGAGCCAGGGGGTCGAGGCACAAACGATCGCGAACGCCTCGATGGCGATGGCGCAAAACCTCGCCGTCATTCCCATCATCAACAAGATCGACCTGCCGCACGCCGATGTGGAGCGAGCCAAAGAGGAGATCGAAAACGCATTGGCGATCGACGCGAGCGAGGCGATTCCGTGTTCGGCCAAGACCGGCGCGGGGGTCGAAGAGATCCTCGAGGCCATCGTCCGCCATGTTCCGCCGCCGACAGGATCGCCCGATGCGCCCTTGCGAGCGCTGATTTTCGACTCGCACTTCGACACCTATCAGGGCGTGGTCGCTTATATCCGAGTTGTGGACGGTAGCGTGCGCCGCGACGACCGGATCAAGATGCTGTCCACAGGGTCTGCGTTCGATGTCGACCAGGTGGGCGTGTTTCGTCCGTCGCTCGAAGTGACCCAGTCGCTGGAGACCGGCGAAGTGGGTTTTCTGACGGCTGCGATGAAGACGATCGGCGACGCGGCCGTGGGCGATACGATCACGCATTCCCGCCACCCTGCCACGCACCCCCTTCCGGGATACCGCACCGCCAAGCCGATGGTGTTTTGCGGCATGTACCCGTCCGATTCGGACCAGTATCAGGAATTAAGGGAAGCGATCGCCAAACTCCAGCTCAACGACGCATCGCTTCAGTTCGAACCGGAGACATCGGCCGCGCTCGGGTTTGGGTTCCGGTGCGGGTTCTTGGGGCTCTTGCACATGGACATCGCGCGAGAGCGGCTCGAACGCGAGTTCAAGCTCGACCTCATCCTCACCGCGCCGACCGTCGATTACATCGTCTCCAAAACCAACGGGGAGGTCGTCCACGTCAGCAACCCCGCAGAGATGCCGCCCACGACGAGCATCGCCAAGATCGAAGAACCCACCGTCAGCGCGACCGTCATGGTACCCACGGAGTACGTGGGAACGGTCATGAACCTCTGCCAAGATCGCCGCGGCGTCTTTGTGCGGACCGAATACCCTTCGAAGAATCGGGTGGCGGTGTACTACACTTTGCCGCTGTCGGAGATTCTCCTGGACTTCTACGACAAGCTGAAGTCCTCGACGAAGGGGTACGCGTCGTTTGACTACGACCTTTCGGGCTACTTAGAAGCCGACCTCGTCAAAGTCGATATTCTGCTCAACGGCGACCCTGTCGATGCGCTTTCGTTCATCGTTCACCGGCAATCGGCGTTTTATCGCGGCAAAGCGATGGTCGAGCAGCTTCGAAAGGTGGTGCCGCGCCAGCAATTCGAGGTGCGGATTCAGGCCGCGATCGGCGCGAAGGTCATTGCGGCGGACAGCGTGAAGCCGTTCCGCAAGAACGTCATCGCCAAGTGCTACGGCGGAGACATCACGCGCAAACGCAAGCTCCTCGAAAAGCAAAAGGAAGGCAAGAAACGGATGAAGCAGGTCGGGTCGATCGAGCTTCCCCAGGAAGCGTTCCTGAGCGTCTTGAAAGTGGCGGAATAG
- a CDS encoding CRISPR-associated protein Cas1 yields the protein MPHRIVTVSNPSWLKKDLEQLSISQEGQEVGRVPIEDLAVLILESHGTALTQELVVALSKANVAVVFCDERHLPLSCVMPFEANALHAKIVREQAECSVPKKKQLWKQIVQSKIKAQAETLRICNPKDREAKSVAKYLDELAAKVKSGDSENAEARAAADYFPALFGQGFMRDRDLPGVNAALNYGYAIVRAMVARAIVGTGLHPALGLMHRGPANPFNLADDAIEPLRPVVDQYVFDRAPDLPEDGSLAKETRADLLKLTVLDLYIAGKPAGIEPALARYAASLREGICGEGRKLVIPLRRP from the coding sequence ATGCCCCATAGAATCGTAACCGTCTCCAACCCCTCCTGGCTCAAGAAGGACCTCGAGCAACTTTCGATCAGTCAGGAGGGTCAAGAGGTCGGGCGTGTACCGATCGAGGACCTTGCGGTACTCATCCTTGAGTCGCACGGGACCGCCCTCACGCAAGAGTTGGTCGTCGCCCTCTCTAAGGCCAACGTCGCCGTCGTGTTTTGCGATGAGCGCCACCTCCCCTTGAGTTGCGTCATGCCGTTCGAAGCCAATGCGCTCCACGCCAAGATCGTACGGGAGCAGGCCGAGTGCTCCGTGCCCAAGAAAAAGCAACTCTGGAAACAGATCGTGCAATCCAAGATCAAAGCGCAAGCGGAAACCCTACGAATCTGCAATCCCAAGGACCGCGAGGCTAAGTCGGTCGCAAAGTACCTTGACGAACTGGCAGCGAAGGTGAAGTCCGGCGATTCGGAAAACGCCGAAGCTCGCGCCGCGGCCGACTACTTCCCAGCTCTCTTTGGACAAGGGTTCATGCGAGATCGCGACCTGCCGGGGGTGAACGCCGCGCTCAATTACGGGTATGCCATCGTCAGGGCTATGGTGGCCCGCGCGATCGTGGGCACCGGACTCCATCCCGCCCTCGGCCTAATGCACCGGGGTCCTGCAAACCCTTTCAACCTCGCCGACGACGCAATCGAACCGTTGCGCCCGGTCGTCGATCAATACGTCTTCGATAGGGCGCCCGACTTGCCCGAAGACGGGTCGCTGGCGAAAGAAACAAGGGCGGACCTGTTGAAGTTAACAGTTTTGGACCTGTATATAGCTGGTAAACCTGCGGGAATCGAACCAGCGCTCGCAAGATATGCCGCATCCTTAAGAGAAGGAATATGCGGCGAAGGAAGAAAACTCGTCATACCGCTCCGCCGCCCGTAA
- a CDS encoding site-specific DNA-methyltransferase — protein sequence MVEIHLGECLEVISTFASASFDLIYIDPPFNTGKTQARTQIQTRPDANGDRTGFAGRRYRTTRLGTKSFDDSFSDYLGFLEPRLEQAYRLLEPTGSFFLHLDYREVHYAKVLLDSIFGRDSFMNEIIWAYDYGARATRRWSAKHDNILWFAKDPSAYTFRYDDIDRIPYMAPGLVGPEKAAKGKTPTDTWWNTIVSPSGKEKTGYPTQKPLAIMDRIVRVHSNPGDRLLDFFAGSGTLGESAMRNNRDAVLVDSSAEAIAVMKRRFARYGPVSFLNCGDLQESVDGPCERPDASLVGPIASP from the coding sequence ATGGTTGAGATCCACTTGGGCGAGTGTTTGGAGGTCATCTCGACGTTTGCTTCCGCGTCGTTTGATCTCATCTACATCGACCCGCCGTTCAACACGGGAAAAACGCAGGCCCGAACTCAGATTCAAACGCGGCCCGATGCGAATGGAGATCGAACGGGGTTTGCTGGCCGCAGGTACCGAACGACAAGGCTGGGCACGAAGTCGTTCGACGACTCCTTCTCGGACTATCTGGGGTTCCTCGAACCGAGGTTGGAACAGGCCTATCGGCTGTTGGAGCCGACGGGTTCGTTTTTCCTCCACCTCGACTATCGGGAAGTTCACTATGCGAAGGTCCTTTTGGACTCGATCTTCGGCCGCGACTCGTTCATGAATGAGATCATTTGGGCGTACGATTACGGCGCCCGGGCGACCCGGAGGTGGTCCGCAAAGCACGACAACATCTTGTGGTTCGCGAAGGACCCGTCGGCCTATACGTTTCGATACGACGACATCGATCGCATCCCGTATATGGCGCCCGGATTGGTTGGGCCCGAAAAGGCAGCCAAGGGAAAGACCCCGACGGACACCTGGTGGAACACCATTGTCAGCCCCAGCGGCAAGGAGAAAACGGGATATCCGACTCAGAAGCCACTGGCGATCATGGATCGGATCGTGCGCGTACACTCGAATCCGGGCGACAGGTTGCTCGACTTCTTTGCGGGCAGTGGGACGCTTGGCGAATCGGCGATGAGGAACAACCGTGATGCGGTGCTCGTGGACAGCAGCGCGGAGGCAATCGCCGTAATGAAGCGTCGGTTTGCACGCTATGGTCCCGTGTCATTCCTCAATTGCGGGGACCTTCAGGAGTCCGTTGATGGCCCATGTGAGCGTCCTGACGCTTCCCTCGTGGGCCCAATTGCCTCACCGTAG
- a CDS encoding MFS transporter, with amino-acid sequence MPTDDAHEKPADGSQLRSPWSFVPVLYYLQGLPVMIIQGMAGVMYTKLGVDPGPMALWTNILKLPWMLKPLWGPLVELNSTKRKWIIAMQALIAVGLFASAYAITQSAFFSLSLGVFLVVAFLSSTHDIAADGFYLLALSKERQAFFVGIRSACFRLASLTATFALVYIAGDIEERTGNIPHSWFVALMVGATIYGLFAFVNAFALPRPGLDVPGKTLPKVEGEAVPFVEAFAAFFRQDRIFWILGFILFFRFGESMISTMSGPFLVAEPEAGGLGISTKATGALGGAVGVLSLTIGGILGGWLISKKGIRKTIWPMVFSLNLPNLFYIWLGTTRPESKMDALLQSAPENLPIFSLDYLSYAGSVLTTAITDPVGIAIAVDQFGYGFGFSAYLVYLMYVSQASRYKTSSYAIATGLMALGALIAGSVSGYIVQGMSSAMPGNGYLGFFWVVMACTIPGMITLFFIPLHYEDLKAKADLDG; translated from the coding sequence ATGCCCACGGACGACGCCCACGAAAAGCCAGCGGACGGCTCGCAGCTTCGCAGCCCCTGGTCCTTCGTCCCCGTTCTCTACTACCTTCAAGGACTGCCCGTGATGATCATTCAGGGCATGGCGGGGGTTATGTACACCAAGCTCGGCGTCGATCCCGGCCCGATGGCTCTCTGGACCAACATCCTCAAGCTTCCCTGGATGCTGAAACCGCTGTGGGGCCCCCTGGTCGAACTGAACTCGACCAAGCGCAAGTGGATCATCGCCATGCAGGCGCTGATCGCCGTCGGCCTGTTCGCGTCGGCATACGCGATCACGCAATCGGCCTTCTTCTCCCTTTCGCTCGGCGTTTTTCTCGTCGTGGCGTTCTTGAGCTCGACCCACGACATCGCGGCCGACGGCTTCTACCTCCTCGCACTTTCGAAGGAGCGGCAGGCGTTTTTCGTGGGCATCCGGTCGGCCTGTTTTCGATTGGCATCCCTCACAGCCACCTTCGCCCTCGTTTACATCGCAGGGGACATCGAAGAGCGTACGGGCAACATCCCGCACAGTTGGTTCGTTGCCCTCATGGTGGGGGCGACGATCTACGGTCTGTTCGCATTCGTCAACGCCTTCGCATTGCCAAGGCCCGGACTCGACGTACCGGGTAAGACCCTGCCCAAAGTGGAGGGGGAAGCGGTTCCATTCGTCGAGGCGTTCGCGGCGTTCTTCCGCCAAGATCGCATTTTCTGGATCCTCGGCTTCATCCTGTTCTTCCGGTTCGGTGAGTCGATGATCTCAACGATGTCGGGCCCGTTCTTGGTCGCCGAACCCGAAGCCGGTGGGCTTGGTATTTCGACCAAGGCGACCGGGGCGTTGGGAGGCGCAGTCGGGGTTCTCTCCCTTACCATCGGCGGCATCTTGGGCGGGTGGCTGATCTCCAAAAAGGGAATCCGGAAAACCATCTGGCCCATGGTGTTCTCGCTCAACCTGCCCAACCTCTTTTACATCTGGCTCGGAACGACTCGCCCCGAATCGAAGATGGACGCCCTTCTCCAGAGCGCGCCGGAGAACCTGCCCATTTTCAGCCTCGACTACCTCAGCTACGCCGGAAGCGTTCTGACTACGGCCATCACGGATCCCGTGGGAATCGCCATCGCTGTGGACCAGTTCGGGTATGGGTTTGGGTTCTCGGCGTACCTTGTGTATCTGATGTACGTCTCCCAAGCGAGCCGGTACAAAACGTCGAGCTACGCGATCGCCACCGGGCTGATGGCTCTGGGCGCGCTGATTGCGGGTTCTGTCTCCGGCTACATCGTCCAGGGCATGTCGAGCGCTATGCCCGGAAACGGCTACCTGGGGTTCTTCTGGGTGGTCATGGCCTGCACGATCCCTGGCATGATCACTCTGTTCTTCATCCCGCTCCACTACGAAGACCTGAAGGCCAAAGCCGACTTGGATGGTTAG
- a CDS encoding type II CRISPR RNA-guided endonuclease Cas9, producing the protein MSRLVLGLDLGEASVGGALLEVNDDDEILEVLWANSRVFSGVVDEKSKITLNAKRRGFRGQRRTIDRSAKRRRNVERALTIIGLLPEDAVERDRVLGRWSPKKEGRFLNPYEIRSRAIGEQVELFEIGRALQHILQRRGFRSNRKAKLADLIAPGSPFAGDEELRQWVRETDESVDVDEETDTMSAQIAGTDARSASQVVDGNESDVALQVDVGDDPRKTLDAINALKERWERSGLSTIGRYLHSLPEGQKKRKVNRLSREWLEDEFDRIWDFQSQFYPDILTTANKSLVRSAFEQRPLKPFRVLLPKRGYVAGVSSNEALRQFRACSLLGSAKPVARRGHWVSHRYRILETLRNLRLVVGDDVRELTPEEFVPLADELQSTPFLTWPKIRERLRVGRAGRFTIEGSKGSPNGIQGNTTEIALKKVFGEKWRADLHLTKDVEHAQLDFMQDLETYFGDPIHLFKLLQKPKSKHNPLYPLSKRQAFDVLCESFSTSTTNLSIQAMRRLHKDMLNGLLPHEAKDLQRAELQPEGKCEELPPPPPLRNPRVHRALTELRKVVNALIKKYGMPDLIRLELATELKESKADRDRVSKLTSDNKKLNKQAEEWFRAQPGQAGSQVSRKDKIKYRLWLQQREICPYCLENIGSTDLLNDTADIDHVLPIRRSGDDSISNKVLAHRACNARKGDRLPAEVWKPGTKEAKDRLAVIKKTGNRALLRKFQMEEVDDDFVARQLQDTRYITKEAVKYLKQLKMAGIEWGEDKLTVWPTNGQATGFLRRVWELNDLLPPLLTKKEVKAIEEANENGDGAEAEEIKRKNRNDHRHHAIDAIVVALTNPKRFKAAVEAYRGPKEHRPKSKANLYKPDKALIRTVINKAITSHAVNKGIRGALHDGSYYGRKELNGTILYVRRISVKELLKPEAKKPKLEETRKQIEERVYDPDLKRALLQRLSMGDWEEAFGSGNVQILNGRGQKMQVATVRVRHPKRSDDSTINIDIPGEKDSSHRYVAPESNHHAEIIRSPKGRLVHRVVTMIDAARALRSREDGKGSPYGLKVRSGETLLMCISKDESIEFNDQPMRVASTTSDCIWLRPPNDARTANEHESLRIRGDSLAKLGRKLSASPLGELTPTDAP; encoded by the coding sequence ATGTCAAGACTGGTATTGGGATTGGACCTGGGCGAAGCTTCGGTGGGCGGCGCGCTTCTGGAAGTAAATGACGACGACGAAATCCTCGAAGTCCTTTGGGCGAACAGCCGGGTGTTCAGCGGGGTCGTCGATGAGAAGTCCAAAATCACGCTTAACGCGAAGCGTCGTGGTTTTCGGGGACAGCGGCGCACAATCGACCGGAGCGCCAAACGCCGTCGGAACGTGGAAAGGGCGTTGACGATCATCGGACTGCTACCGGAAGATGCAGTCGAGCGTGACCGGGTACTCGGGCGGTGGAGCCCGAAGAAGGAAGGCAGATTCCTCAATCCCTACGAAATTCGAAGCCGAGCTATCGGTGAACAGGTCGAGCTCTTTGAAATCGGCCGGGCTCTCCAACACATCTTGCAGCGACGGGGCTTCCGTAGCAACCGTAAGGCCAAGTTGGCAGACCTGATCGCGCCCGGTTCGCCCTTTGCGGGCGACGAAGAGCTTCGCCAGTGGGTACGGGAAACCGACGAATCCGTCGACGTAGATGAAGAGACAGACACCATGAGCGCTCAGATCGCAGGAACGGATGCGCGGAGTGCCAGCCAAGTCGTGGATGGAAACGAGTCTGATGTAGCTTTGCAAGTTGACGTTGGCGATGATCCCAGAAAGACACTTGACGCGATCAATGCCCTTAAAGAAAGGTGGGAGAGGTCAGGCCTTTCAACCATCGGACGCTACCTTCATTCGTTGCCAGAAGGTCAGAAAAAACGCAAGGTCAATCGGCTTTCGCGGGAGTGGCTGGAGGACGAGTTCGACAGGATTTGGGACTTCCAGTCCCAGTTCTATCCCGACATTCTCACGACCGCCAACAAGTCCCTCGTCAGATCTGCGTTCGAACAGAGACCCCTCAAGCCGTTTCGAGTCTTGCTACCCAAGCGGGGATACGTTGCGGGAGTAAGTTCAAACGAAGCTCTCAGGCAATTTCGCGCCTGTTCACTTTTGGGTTCGGCGAAACCCGTTGCTCGGCGCGGGCATTGGGTCTCCCATCGCTACCGAATATTGGAAACACTACGCAACCTCAGACTAGTCGTCGGAGATGACGTGCGGGAACTGACTCCCGAAGAGTTTGTCCCGCTGGCGGATGAACTCCAATCGACCCCCTTTCTTACGTGGCCGAAGATTCGCGAGAGGCTCAGAGTGGGCAGGGCTGGCAGGTTCACGATTGAGGGGTCAAAAGGCAGCCCCAATGGCATTCAAGGCAACACCACCGAAATCGCCCTGAAGAAGGTCTTCGGGGAGAAGTGGCGTGCCGATCTCCACCTGACGAAAGATGTCGAACATGCTCAACTGGATTTTATGCAGGACCTCGAGACGTACTTCGGCGATCCGATCCACCTTTTCAAGCTACTGCAAAAGCCAAAGTCGAAGCACAATCCCCTGTATCCCCTTTCCAAACGCCAGGCGTTCGACGTCCTCTGCGAGTCGTTTTCGACCAGCACGACGAACCTCTCGATCCAAGCCATGCGGCGGCTCCACAAGGACATGCTCAACGGGCTGCTCCCTCACGAGGCCAAGGACCTACAGCGAGCCGAATTGCAACCAGAAGGCAAGTGCGAGGAATTGCCCCCGCCCCCGCCCCTGCGGAATCCAAGGGTCCATCGGGCTCTCACGGAACTGCGAAAGGTCGTCAACGCCCTCATCAAGAAATACGGGATGCCTGATCTTATTCGGTTGGAGTTGGCAACTGAACTCAAGGAGTCCAAGGCCGACCGAGATCGAGTCTCGAAGCTCACCAGCGACAATAAGAAACTCAACAAACAGGCCGAGGAGTGGTTCAGGGCGCAGCCAGGCCAAGCGGGCAGCCAGGTCTCGCGAAAGGACAAGATAAAGTACAGGCTCTGGCTACAGCAGCGCGAGATATGTCCTTATTGCCTCGAAAACATCGGCAGCACGGACCTCCTCAACGATACCGCCGACATCGACCATGTGCTCCCCATACGACGGAGTGGCGACGATTCGATTTCGAACAAGGTCCTCGCTCACCGAGCCTGTAACGCTCGAAAGGGTGATCGACTACCGGCGGAAGTATGGAAACCGGGAACCAAGGAGGCTAAGGACCGACTTGCCGTCATCAAGAAGACGGGCAACCGGGCCCTGCTGAGGAAGTTCCAAATGGAAGAGGTGGATGACGACTTCGTTGCCCGACAGTTGCAGGACACGCGGTACATAACGAAGGAAGCAGTCAAGTACCTCAAGCAGCTCAAGATGGCGGGTATCGAGTGGGGCGAGGACAAGCTGACTGTCTGGCCCACGAACGGACAGGCAACTGGGTTTCTCCGGCGTGTGTGGGAGTTGAACGACCTCTTGCCTCCGCTTCTGACAAAGAAGGAGGTTAAGGCGATCGAGGAGGCGAACGAAAACGGGGACGGGGCCGAAGCAGAGGAGATCAAGCGAAAGAACCGCAACGACCACCGGCATCATGCTATCGACGCTATCGTCGTCGCATTGACGAACCCTAAGAGGTTCAAGGCGGCGGTCGAGGCTTACCGTGGACCGAAGGAGCATCGGCCCAAGAGTAAAGCCAACCTCTACAAGCCTGACAAAGCGCTCATCCGAACGGTGATTAACAAGGCGATCACCTCTCACGCCGTAAATAAAGGGATTCGGGGGGCTCTTCACGATGGAAGCTACTACGGGCGAAAGGAGCTCAATGGAACGATTCTCTACGTGCGGAGGATCTCGGTCAAGGAACTACTGAAGCCTGAAGCGAAGAAGCCGAAGCTCGAAGAAACGCGGAAGCAGATCGAAGAGAGGGTGTACGACCCAGACCTGAAGCGCGCTCTCCTTCAGCGACTTTCCATGGGAGATTGGGAGGAGGCGTTTGGTTCGGGAAATGTCCAAATCCTAAATGGGAGGGGGCAAAAAATGCAGGTTGCGACTGTGCGAGTTCGTCATCCCAAACGAAGCGACGACTCCACAATCAACATTGACATTCCGGGAGAAAAGGACTCAAGCCACCGATATGTGGCACCGGAGAGCAACCATCATGCGGAGATCATTCGGTCGCCCAAAGGGAGATTGGTTCATCGTGTTGTGACCATGATTGACGCTGCAAGGGCTCTGCGATCCAGGGAAGACGGCAAGGGCTCGCCCTACGGCTTGAAAGTTCGGTCGGGAGAAACTCTACTCATGTGCATATCCAAAGACGAAAGTATTGAATTCAACGACCAACCCATGCGGGTCGCTTCGACCACGTCTGACTGCATCTGGCTCCGCCCTCCAAACGACGCCCGTACTGCTAATGAACACGAGTCATTGAGGATTCGCGGAGATTCCCTCGCCAAGCTTGGAAGGAAACTCTCAGCTTCCCCCCTTGGAGAGCTAACACCCACGGATGCCCCATAG
- a CDS encoding heme A synthase has protein sequence MTQDRAAFARRWLMTLSAIALAIIFIGGLTRLTGSGLSITEWQPVSGALPPFSDLEWEQEFAKYREIPQFRFANADMDLAGFKVIYWWEWAHRQLGRLFGVVWLVGFLVLWRRFRVSRRHLARYFAIGVLTGVQAGVGWWMVASGLSGIDVRVSATRLAVHLGLGAILLGFLLWLYWDLRPHGQEPSAEGPEEVGALRKAADGLLFMCFLQIFLGALVAGTGAGAVHTDWPFMSGSLLPPSAFEIEPWWENFFWNNALVQFNHRWVGTALLVFAWLAWRRAREVADEATTRMLAASALLILAQAVLGVVTLWNRSPWFLGSAHQMLAMGVFGGLVLSRASLAKRTPQTAPGPLAEE, from the coding sequence ATGACCCAGGACCGCGCTGCCTTTGCTCGCCGATGGCTGATGACGCTATCCGCCATCGCGCTTGCGATCATCTTTATCGGCGGATTGACACGGCTCACCGGGTCGGGACTCTCCATCACCGAGTGGCAGCCCGTTTCAGGCGCGCTTCCTCCTTTTTCGGACTTGGAGTGGGAGCAGGAGTTTGCGAAGTACCGCGAGATCCCCCAGTTCCGCTTCGCCAACGCCGACATGGACCTTGCGGGGTTCAAGGTCATTTATTGGTGGGAGTGGGCTCATCGCCAACTGGGCCGTTTGTTTGGCGTCGTGTGGCTTGTAGGCTTCCTCGTTTTGTGGAGGAGGTTTCGAGTTTCGAGGCGCCACCTGGCGAGGTACTTCGCGATCGGAGTTCTGACCGGCGTCCAAGCGGGAGTGGGGTGGTGGATGGTTGCATCGGGCCTGAGCGGCATCGACGTTCGCGTGTCGGCGACCCGTTTGGCGGTGCATTTGGGCTTAGGGGCGATCCTCTTGGGTTTCCTGCTCTGGCTCTATTGGGACCTGCGGCCCCACGGTCAAGAGCCATCCGCAGAGGGACCTGAAGAGGTTGGCGCGCTTAGGAAAGCGGCAGACGGGCTGCTCTTCATGTGTTTCCTTCAGATTTTTCTGGGCGCGCTGGTGGCGGGAACCGGAGCTGGCGCAGTTCACACCGACTGGCCCTTCATGTCGGGCAGCCTTCTTCCGCCTTCCGCGTTCGAGATTGAGCCTTGGTGGGAGAACTTCTTCTGGAACAACGCGCTGGTCCAATTCAACCACCGATGGGTTGGGACGGCGCTGCTTGTCTTCGCTTGGCTGGCATGGCGGCGGGCCAGGGAGGTAGCGGACGAGGCGACCACCCGGATGCTCGCGGCCTCGGCGCTCCTGATCCTCGCGCAAGCGGTCTTGGGCGTGGTGACCCTCTGGAATCGCAGTCCCTGGTTTCTCGGATCCGCCCACCAGATGCTCGCGATGGGGGTTTTTGGGGGGCTCGTGCTGAGCCGCGCAAGCCTCGCGAAGCGGACTCCGCAGACTGCCCCAGGCCCCCTTGCCGAGGAGTAA
- a CDS encoding hypothetical conserved protein yields MVFPTLLAATALAHTQFAERFEIPVKNVCASYLVSQNHSRDAQGGIEDHWKRLAPAFDLSADDSKNVIVALGPAKSLEDLKRLVAMFDVAPMRLRLKVRIEVPRFGFDSTSTVTQGNNQQHLFSEPAVGFEASILPRFNDDGTVTLFVGTDHRGRHDRATRKLKVGETLRVSAPGSATGSSGAEGIKETVGEVLSEGTQLGASVTITVEELIERPPASNTN; encoded by the coding sequence ATGGTGTTTCCAACGCTGCTCGCGGCAACCGCCTTGGCGCACACGCAATTCGCCGAGCGCTTCGAGATCCCAGTCAAGAACGTTTGCGCGTCGTACCTGGTGAGTCAGAACCACTCTCGCGATGCCCAAGGGGGGATCGAGGACCACTGGAAACGGCTTGCGCCCGCGTTCGACCTGTCAGCCGACGACTCCAAGAACGTCATTGTAGCTCTGGGGCCGGCGAAGTCGCTCGAAGACTTGAAGCGGCTCGTCGCTATGTTCGACGTCGCTCCAATGAGGCTGCGGCTGAAGGTCCGCATCGAGGTTCCCCGTTTTGGGTTCGACTCAACTTCGACGGTCACGCAAGGCAACAACCAGCAGCACCTCTTCAGCGAGCCCGCAGTGGGCTTCGAGGCAAGTATTTTGCCAAGGTTCAACGACGACGGCACGGTGACTCTGTTCGTCGGCACGGATCATCGCGGAAGGCACGATAGGGCCACTCGGAAGTTGAAGGTGGGTGAGACATTGCGTGTGAGCGCGCCAGGCTCGGCGACCGGTTCCTCGGGAGCGGAAGGCATCAAGGAAACGGTTGGGGAAGTCCTTTCGGAAGGGACACAACTTGGGGCGAGCGTAACGATCACAGTCGAAGAGCTGATTGAGCGCCCACCCGCCTCGAACACGAACTGA